In Gracilibacillus salitolerans, the sequence CCTGCAGAATACCATTCAAAAAATTAAGGGAAAAGGTAAAGTAACCGAACAAGATGTTAAGGAAATGACGAGAGAAGTACGTCTAGCTTTATTAGAAGCGGACGTAAACTTTAAAGTCGTTAAGGACTTTATTAAGAAAGTAAAAGAACGTGCAATTGGCCAGGAAGTAATGGAAAGCTTAACTCCAGGTCAGCAAGTAATTAAAGTGGTGAAAGAAGAATTAACTGAACTAATGGGTGGCGATGAAAGTAAGATTGCAGTTGCTGATAAACCGCCAACTGTGATCATGATGGTTGGTTTACAAGGTGCTGGTAAAACAACCACGACTGGAAAGTTAGCCAATTTATTAAGAAAAAAATATAATCGTAAACCGTTATTAGTTGCCGCTGATGTTTATCGTCCAGCTGCAATTGATCAGCTTGAAACTTTAGGAAAGCAATTGGATATGCCCGTATATTCAGAAGGAACTGACGCAAACCCGGTAGATATTGCAAATAAAGCAATGGAACATGCCAAAGAGGAACATTTAGATTATGTCCTCATTGATACAGCCGGACGTCTCCATGTGGACAACGAGTTAATGGATGAATTGATTCAGATTAAACAAAACGTTAATCCTGATGAAGTCTTTTTAGTTGTTGACTCGATGACGGGTCAAGATGCGGTCAATGTTGCTGAAAGCTTTAATGAACAATTAGATATTTCCGGTGTTGTATTAACGAAACTTGATGGGGATACTCGAGGTGGTGCGGCATTATCAATTAAAGCTGTAACAGAAAAACCGATCAAATTCGCCGGTATGGGTGAAAAATTAGATCAAATAGAAGTGTTCCACCCAGAACGAATGGCATCTCGGATCTTAGGTATGGGCGATGTGTTATCGTTAATTGAAAAAGCACAGGATAATGTTGATGAGAAAAAAGCGAAAGAATTAGAAGAAAAAATGCGCTCAGCTTCCTTTACCT encodes:
- the ffh gene encoding signal recognition particle protein codes for the protein MAFEGLADRLQNTIQKIKGKGKVTEQDVKEMTREVRLALLEADVNFKVVKDFIKKVKERAIGQEVMESLTPGQQVIKVVKEELTELMGGDESKIAVADKPPTVIMMVGLQGAGKTTTTGKLANLLRKKYNRKPLLVAADVYRPAAIDQLETLGKQLDMPVYSEGTDANPVDIANKAMEHAKEEHLDYVLIDTAGRLHVDNELMDELIQIKQNVNPDEVFLVVDSMTGQDAVNVAESFNEQLDISGVVLTKLDGDTRGGAALSIKAVTEKPIKFAGMGEKLDQIEVFHPERMASRILGMGDVLSLIEKAQDNVDEKKAKELEEKMRSASFTFDDFLEQMGQVKNMGPLDELIDMIPGANKMKGLKNVDFDEKQISHVEAIIQSMTAKERQDPSVINAGRRKRIAKGSGRSVSEVNRLLKQFEEMKKMMKQMSNMQQGKKGKKGKKSKGFNFPFM